From the Oncorhynchus kisutch isolate 150728-3 linkage group LG27, Okis_V2, whole genome shotgun sequence genome, the window caaaatatatgaacagctcaaataagaaaagagaaatgacagtccatcattaccatgaaggtcagtcaatctggatttttttttgcaaaaaccatcaagcactatgatgaaactcactctcatgaggactgccacaggacaggaagacccagagttacctctgctgcagaggataagttcattagagttaactgcacctctgattgcagcccaaataaatgcttcacagagttaaagtaacagacacatctcaacatcaactcttcagaggagactgcatggatcaggccttcatggtcaaatttctgcaaagaaaccacttctaaaggtCACCAATCATAAGAAGAAACTTGatagggccaagaaacatgagcaatggacattagaccagtgtaaatctgtcctttggtctgatgagtccaaatttgagatttttggttacaaccgATGTGCCTTtgtgagattttttttatttagcgatctgtcataatataattgagacagtagatctagctggtctgtcataataaaatagagacagcacatctagcctggtctgtcttaatataataaagacaaTAGATGGTCTGccataacataatagagacagtagatgtagctggtttgtcataatataattgagacaatAGATatagctggtgtgtcataatataaatgagacagtagatctagcaggtattatgataatatattagagactgtagatggtctctcataatatagttgagatgcagagtaggtgaagggatgatctccacatgtgtggttcctactgtgaagcatggaggaggaggtgtgagggtgctttgctggtgacactgtcagtgtggGCAAGCTACTTTTGAAGAGTCTataatatgttttgatttgactaacacttttggttactacatgattccatatgtgttatttcatagttttgatgtctccactattattctacaatgtaggaaatagtaaaaaagaaaaacccttgaatgagtaggtgtgtccaaacttttgacttttaacttttgactggtactgaatgaCAGTGTATGATTATATTGTTCACACTGACAAACAATTCaatgataaaaataaaaacatttttttaagaaTGACTTATTTCAGAGGGGCCAAAACAGATGTAGTTTTCTTTGGTCTGTTCTCAGCTATGGCTTCCTCTGAAGAGCAGCTCCAGTGTTCTATCTGTCTGGATGTGTTCGCTGAGCCAGTCACCACTCCCTGTGGACACAACTTCTGCAAGGCCTGTATCAGAGGATACTTGGATAGCACTGACGTGTGCAAGTGTCCCACATgtaaaaaatacagtttataagACACCAGATCCCTTTTTCAATACTTTCACTTCTGTGAAGGCTGCTCAAGTCAAGGAGTTAGCTCCAGTTCATGTCACACTCATCACCCCAGGACAAGCCCAAACCACAACCCTCAACAAATCTGGAGAAGTACCATGTGACATCTGCACTGAGACAAAGCACATGGCCCTGAAGTCCTGTCTGATGTGTCTGACCTCTTATTGTGAGGCTCACCTGGAGCATCAtcggatcaaatcaaatttatttatatagcccttcatacatcagctgatatctcaaagtgctgtacagaaacccagcctaaaaccccaaacagcaagcaatgcaggtgtagaagcacggtggctaggaaaaactccctagaaaggccaaaacctaggaagaaacctagagaggaaccaggctatgtggggtggccagtcctcttctggctgtgccgggtggagattataacagaacatggccaagatgttcaaatgttcataaatgaccagcatgtttgtataataataaggcagaacagttgaaactggagcagcagcacggtcagatggactggggacagcaaggagtcatcatgtcaggtagtcctggggcatggtcctagggctaaggtcctccaagagagagaaaaaaagagagaattagagagagcatatgtggggtggccagtcctcttctggctgtgccgggtggagattataacagaacatggccaagatgttaaaatgttcataaatgatcagcatgttcgaataataagaaggcagaacagttgaaactggagcagcagcacggccaggtggactggggacagcaaggagtcatcatgtcaggtaatcctgaggcatggtcctagggctcaggtcctctgagagagagaaggagagaattagagaacgcacacttagattcacacaggacaccgaataggacaggagaagtactccagatataacaaactgaccccagccccccgacacataaactactgcagcataaatactggaggctgagacaggaggggtcaggagacactgtggacccatccgaggacacccctggacagggccaaacaggaaggatataaccccacccactttgccaaagcacagcccccacaccactagagggatatcttcaaccaccaacttaccatcctgagacagggccgagtatagcccacaaagttctccgccatggcacaacccagacaggatgaccacatcagtgaatcaacccactcaggtgacgcaccccttccagggacggcatgagagagccccagtaagccagtgactcagcccctgtaatagggttagaggcagagaatcccagtggaaagaggggaaccggccaggcagagacagcaagggcggttcgttgctccagagactttccgttcaccttcccactcctgggccagactacactcaatcatatgacccactgaagagatgagtcttcagtaaagacttaaaggttgagaccgagtttgcgtctctgacatgggtaggcagactgttccataaaaatggagctctataggagaaagccctgcctccagctgtttgcatagaaattctagggacaattaggaggcctgcgtcttgtgaccgtagcgtacgtgtaggtatgtacggcaggaccaaatcagagagataggtaggagcaagcccatgtaatgctttgtaggttagcagtaaaaccttgaaatcagcccttgctttgacaggaagccagtgtagagaggctagcactggagtaatatgatcaaattttttggttctagtcaggattctagcagccgtatttagcaccaactgaagtttatttagtgctttatccgggtagccggaaagtagagcattgcagtagtcacctagaagtgacaaaagcatcgGATAGTGGCGTCTTTAAAGAAGCACAAGCTGATTGACCCTGTGGAGAACCTGGAAGACAGGGTGTGTAAGAAGCATGAGAGACCCCTGGAGCTGTTCTGTAAGAGAAGACCAAGCATGTGTGTGTCAGTTCTGCACCGAGACAGACCACAAGACTCATAAGACTGTCCCCATAGAGGAAGAGTATGGAGAGAGGAAAGCTCAGATGGGGAAAAGTAAGGATACATTTCAGAAGATGATCCAGGAGAGACTGAAGAAGGTTAAGGAGATTGAACAGGCAGTAGAGCTCAGcaagagagacgcagagagagagatagtagacAGTTTGCAGGTCTTCGCTGCTCTGGTTTGTTGCATTGAGAGAAACCAGGCTGAGCTCATTGAGGTGGTTGAGGAGAAGCAGAAAGCTGCCGAGAGACAGGCTGAAAGGCTCATTGAAGAGCTGGAGCAAGAAATCACTGAACTAAAGAGCAGAAGCACTGAGCTGGAGCAGCTCTCAAATATTAaggaccacctccacctccttcaGAGCTCCACATCCCTCTATACCACCCTTCCACCTACCAAGAACTGGTCTGGTGTTCACAGCGATCTGTGTGTTGGGACTGTGAGGAGAGCTGTGTCTCAACTGGAGGAGACACTCAATAAGGAGATGGAGATGTTTCCTCAAATCAAGCTGAAGAGGATGCAGCAGTGTGCAGTGGATGTGATGCTGGACCCTGACACAGCATGTCCTTATCTTATCCTGTCTGAGGACCGGAAAGAAGTGAGATATGGAGCCATAAAGCAGGAACTCCCTGACAACCCAGAGAGGTTTGATTGTCATCCCCGTGTGTTAGGAATGGAGGGGTTCTCTTCAGGGAAATTCTACTATGAGGTacagatgaaggagaagaattgGTGGGCCTCAGGAGTGGCTAGAGAGTCCATCAACAGGAAGGGGATGAATGTACTGAGTCCTGAATTTGGAGCCTGGACTATAGAGCTGAGGAATAGGAATGAGTATGGAGCTCGCACTGAGCTTGTAGTTCCCCTCACCATGAGAGAGAAGCCCCAGAAAGTGGGCGTGTTTGTAGATTATAAGAAGGGTCAGGTCTCCTTTTAcgatgtggaggccaggtctcaTATCTACTCTTTCACGGACTGCACCTTCACTGAGAGACTCTGCCCACTGTTGTCTTCACCTGATCCTTCTGGTGATAACTCAGCTCCACTTATCTTCTCTCCCGTCATGTCTGAGTTTAGTCAATAGGAAATTTAGTCACAGGAAAGCACAGCGATGTGCCCTAATGAATGTGTTTATAGATTGTTATCTATGGTCAGATTGTATAATTAAGCGGTAAGGCCTGAGGTGTGGTTTATTGGacaatatttttttcttatttacaatgatgacctgtCAAACACTTACAGTATGTATAGTGtaactatatacacatcaataacacaatacatgAAGAGCAAACACAAAAAGCTAAACATAATGatacaaacacattcttcagtaaaaaaaTACGGAAGCAGCctttagcagtggtatattggccatataccaaaagggaaaggggatgcctagtcagttgcacagctaaatgaattcaactgaaatgtgtccaCATGTAACCCAACACCTCTGAATGAGTCCATGTCATCAGCGCCCAGGGAGCAGTTATTgttggggttaactgccttgttcaagggcagaatggcagattgTTCCACCTTGCCCGGCTCGAGGtgacttattgctattataaaccggTTACCATGAATATAACAATAAAGAAGTATTTTTGCTTCATGCCTgtggtatattgtctgatatacacATGGCTGGAATGCTGTTTCCGCCAATCAGCATCCAAAACCCAAATTACCCGGTTTATGATGGATGCTTCTCCGATGTCTTAACTGGAAATTGCTATGataaattttttttaaagttgtcTCTAGTCCATGTGCCATTATTTTCTTCCTGTACAAAATACATATGCCCCTCATTCCTCCCCTCATTGTATAAAGAGTTAGGGCCAGCTCGCTGTCATGCCAAAATGTCCCCCGGCCAAAAAGTGTCCCCCTCTGCGTTACAATGGGATTTTATAAACTACGTCCGTTGCTATATCAACGGTGTGATGGCAAAATGATAAAAAATGTGGATATCATTACAGCCTAAATGATGTTCTTTTCATCATCACTATGCAAACAAGGCTGATTTCCATTACAATTTCGCTGTTTAAACAAGTTGTTTAGCTAATAAAATGAAAACATTACTTCTAACTACTTTTGGGTACCTTGTTAACATGACATGAAATCCAATGCTTAAACGTTGCTACGTT encodes:
- the LOC116357838 gene encoding E3 ubiquitin-protein ligase TRIM39-like, encoding MRDPWSCSVREDQACVCQFCTETDHKTHKTVPIEEEYGERKAQMGKSKDTFQKMIQERLKKVKEIEQAVELSKRDAEREIVDSLQVFAALVCCIERNQAELIEVVEEKQKAAERQAERLIEELEQEITELKSRSTELEQLSNIKDHLHLLQSSTSLYTTLPPTKNWSGVHSDLCVGTVRRAVSQLEETLNKEMEMFPQIKLKRMQQCAVDVMLDPDTACPYLILSEDRKEVRYGAIKQELPDNPERFDCHPRVLGMEGFSSGKFYYEVQMKEKNWWASGVARESINRKGMNVLSPEFGAWTIELRNRNEYGARTELVVPLTMREKPQKVGVFVDYKKGQVSFYDVEARSHIYSFTDCTFTERLCPLLSSPDPSGDNSAPLIFSPVMSEFSQ